Proteins found in one Microtus pennsylvanicus isolate mMicPen1 chromosome 14, mMicPen1.hap1, whole genome shotgun sequence genomic segment:
- the Plekhg3 gene encoding pleckstrin homology domain-containing family G member 3 isoform X9, which produces MPVSTALHQDGSQERPPSLMSTTSSSGSSRDSHSAMEEPTSSEASAQNGTGSPWGRHVPNSNNNSSGWLNMKGPLSPFNGRAGTSPAHHKLSYLGRVVREIVETERMYVQDLRSIVEDYLLKIIDTPGLLKPEQVSALFGNIESIYALNSQLLRDLDSCNSDPVAVASCFVERSQEFDIYTQYCNNYPNSVAALTECMQDKQQAKFFRDRQALLQHSLPLGSYLLKPVQRILKYHLLLQEIAKHFDEEEDGFEVVEEAIDTMTCVAWYINDMKRRHEHAVRLQEIQSLLINWKGPDLTTYGELVLEATFRVHRVRNERTFFLFDKILLITKKRGDHFVYKGHIPCSSLMLIESTRDSLCFTVTHYKHSKQQYSIQAKTVEEKRSWTHHIKRLILENHHATIPQKAKEAILEMDSYYPSRYRCSPERLKKAWSSQDEVSTHVRQGRRQSEPTRHLFRQLNDKARAAGMKHAGSDGALLDFGQLPPAQDLQPEAEGAATEELEEEEEIVEEEEQQQTFPVSLEDLAGHEGSEKVPGPELPGSEEEEEEESLAVAEQVADFASSLLAALHCWHYRANALLFSRGAMGKRHRESEDSKSRRRPSDRSPTSAEKRMSFESVSSLPEVETDPEPGAEQEALTALEGPSTEEMPSEPDSPEVLETQLHVPKGLLQVDGPVDVADFVEPEGTEDLKALSSEEEEEELGAPQEPESLLPPSVLDQASVIAERFASSFSRRSSLAMEDGKSSGLGTPRLISRSSSVLSLEGSEKGLARWSSTGDSLSNPPTPEVVVSADMVTDNGPSVNGTESPNSGSGCPTEPDKSSCKKKESALSTRDRQLLDKIKNYYENAEHHDAGFSIRRRESLSYIPKGLVRSSVSRFNSLPKPDSEPAAPVGYKRPGSSRPASWALFDLPGPSQSGTGDPAPITDAEFRPSSEIVKLWERMESSERSPRTGPGQSQANGFELQEPLFILEEHELGAITEESAVASPESASPTEQPNPAHLARELKELVRELSSSVQGELVTPLHPRIMQLSHVMDSHMSERVKNKVYQLARQYSLRIKNIKAARPPLPWDKASPDRDEQIPAISGQPEEAGELSGGKARRKPVLSLLSYEQLMAQEQGTSKTSSAAAAAETSPRRFSLSPSALSPRSASSGSRPSTRSPLSPFDTETFNWPDVRELCSKYTSNDKAAQAESSWPRGLLVNRSRSLPENIVEPPVSGKVGRCSSMNTKRRQGDGETSQPPPPESPPQSRLNGEESLYITADLTLENNQRVIVMEKGPHPSSTMGLEEGSGKEPSSPVALKGQGQGFLESSEYQPKEEGSRDPADTNKQGRVRNLREKFQALNSVG; this is translated from the exons ATGCCCGTCTCCACTGCCCTCCACCAAGATGGCAGCCAGGAGCGTCCACCCAGCCTAATGTCCACCACTTCCTCATCTGGCTCCTCCCGTGACAGCCACAGTGCCATGGAGGAGCCCACCAGCTCCGAGGCTTCAGCCCAGAATGGGACAGGCTCCCCTTGGGGCCGGCACGTCCCCAATAGCAACAACAACTCCAGCGGCTGGCTGAACATGAAGGGACCCCTCTCCCCTTTCAACGGCCGTGCAGGGACAAGTCCTGCCCACCACAAGCTCAGCTACCTGGGCCGGGTGGTGCGAGAGATTGTGGAGACAGAGCGCATGTATGTACAGGACCTGCGGAGTATTGTGGAG GACTACCTCTTGAAGATCATTGACACTCCCGGGCTCCTGAAGCCAGAGCAAGTCAGTGCCCTCTTTGGGAACATAGAGAGCATCTATGCACTGAACAG CCAGCTTCTCAGAGACCTGGACAGCTGCAATAGTGACCCTGTGGCTGTGGCCAGCTGCTTTGTGGAAAGG AGCCAAGAGTTTGATATCTACACTCAGTATTGCAACAACTATCCCAA CTCAGTGGCAGCCCTGACGGAGTGCATGCAGGACAAGCAGCAGGCCAAGTTCTTCCGAGACCGGCAGGCGCTGCTGCAGCACTCCCTGCCTCTGGGCTCCTACCTGCTGAAGCCCGTTCAGCGCATCCTCAAGTACCACCTGCTGCTCCAG GAAATCGCCAAACATTTTGATGAAGAAGAGGATGGCTTCGAGGTGGTAGAGGAGGCCATCGACACAATGACGTGTGTGGCCTGGTACATCAATGACATGAAGAGGAGGCATGAGCACGCGGTTCGGCTGCAG GAGATCCAGTCACTGCTCATTAACTGGAAGGGGCCAGACTTGACCACCTATGGAGAACTGGTCCTGGAAGCCACCTTCCGCGTACACCGCGTGCGCAACGAGAGGACTTTCTTCCTCTTTGACAAGATACTGCTCATCACCAAGAAGCGGGGTGATCACTTCGTCTACAAGGGTCACATTCCG TGCTCCTCACTGATGCTGATCGAAAGCACCAGAGACTCCCTCTGCTTCACCGTTACCCACTATAAGCACAGCAAGCAGCAGTACAGCATCCAG GCCAAGACAGTGGAGGAGAAACGGAGCTGGACTCACCACATTAAGAGACTCATCTTGGAGAACCACCATGCCACCATCCCCCAGAAG GCCAAGGAAGCCATCTTGGAAATGGACTCTTACT ATCCCAGTAGGTATCGCTGCAGCCCAGAGCGGCTGAAGAAGGCGTGGTCATCCCAGGATGAGGTATCTACCCACGTGCGCCAAGGACGCCGGCAGTCTG AGCCGACCAGACACCTGTTCAGGCAGCTGAATGACAAAG CCAGAGCAGCAGGAATGAAG CATGCAGGCAGTGACGGAGCCCTCCTGGACTTTGGGCAGCTACCCCCTGCACAGGACCTGCAACCAGAGGCTGAGGGGGCTGCCACGGAGGAgcttgaggaagaggaggaaatagtggaggaggaagagcagcagcAGACCTTCCCAGTCTCCCTGGAAGACTTGGCAGGGCATGAAGGCAGTGAGAAGGTGCCTGGGCCAGAGCTCCCGGgctcggaggaggaggaggaggaggagagtctAGCGGTGGCCGAGCAGGTAGCTGACTTTGCCAGCTCCCTGCTGGCTGCCCTCCACTGCTGGCACTATCGGGCCAACGCTTTACTTTTCTCCCGGGGTGCTATG GGGAAGAGACACAGGGAGTCTGAAGACTCTAAAAGCCGCAGAAGGCCCAGCGACCGGTCTCCAACCAGTGCAGAGAAACGCATGAGCTTCGAGTCTGTTTCTTCCCTGCCGGAG GTTGAGACAGACCCTGAGCCTGGGGCCGAACAGGAGGCCTTGACTGCCTTGGaaggtcccagcactgaggagatgcCTTCAGAGCCAGACTCTCCAGAAGTTCTGGAAACACAGCTCCATGTCCCCAAGGGACTGCTGCAGGTAGATGGTCCAGTTGATGTGGCGGACTTTGTGGAGCCTGAGGGCACTGAGGACCTTAAGGCCCTGAGTagcgaggaggaagaggaggaactgggagctCCCCAGGAGCCCGAGAGCCTGCTGCCACCTTCAGTGCTGGACCAGGCCAGTGTCATTGCCGAGCGGTTTGCCAGTAGCTTCTCTCGGCGGAGCAGCCTGGCAATGGAGGATGGGAAGTCCAGTGGCCTTGGGACACCGCGGTTGATCAGCCGGAGCAGCAGCGTGCTTAGCCTGGAGGGCAGTGAGAAGGGCCTAGCCCGATGGAGCAGCACTGGGGACTCCCTCAGcaacccccccaccccagaaGTGGTCGTCAGTGCAGACATGGTCACAGACAATGGCCCTTCTGTCAATGGAACGGAATCTCCAAATTCAGGCTCAGGCTGCCCCACGGAACCGGACAAATCTTCCTGCAAGAAGAAGGAATCAGCCTTGTCCACCCGAGACCGGCAGTTGCTGGACAAAATCAAGAACTACTACGAAAATGCAGAGCACCACGATGCAGGCTTCAGCATCCGGCGGCGGGAGAGCCTTTCCTACATCCCGAAAGGATTGGTGCGGAGCTCGGTGTCCAGGTTCAACAGCCTCCCCAAGCCAGATTCAGAGCCAGCAGCTCCAGTTGGGTATAAGAGGCCAGGGAGTTCTCGGCCAGCCTCATGGGCCTTGTTTGACCTCCCAGGACCCAGCCAGTCAGGCACAGGGGACCCAGCTCCCATCACAGATGCTGAGTTCCGCCCATCTTCAGAAATTGTGAAGCTATGGGAGAGAATGGAATCTTCAGAGAGAAGTCCACGGACAGGGCCTGGCCAGAGCCAGGCCAACGGCTTTGAGCTCCAAGAGCCGCTGTTCATCTTGGAGGAGCATGAGCTGGGGGCTATCACCGAGGAGTCTGCCGTGGCCTCTCCGGAAAGTGCCTCTCCCACCGAGCAACCCAACCCAGCCCACCTGGCCCGGGAGCTGAAAGAGCTGGTGAGAGAGCTGAGCAGCAGTGTCCAGGGGGAGCTGGTCACCCCACTGCACCCCCGAATCATGCAGCTCTCCCACGTGATGGACAGCCATATGAGTGAGCGGGTCAAGAACAAGGTCTACCAGCTGGCCCGCCAGTACAGCCTCCGGATTAAGAACATCAAGGCAGCCAGGCCACCTCTGCCGTGGGATAAAGCATCTCCTGACAGGGATGAGCAGATCCCCGCCATCTCTGGCCAGCCTGAGGAAGCTGGAGAGCTGTCGGGGGGCAAAG cCAGGAGGAAGCCTGTGCTATCCCTCCTTAGCTATGAGCAGCTGATGGCTCAGGAACAGGGCACCTCCAAgacttcctctgctgctgctgctgcggagACCTCCCCACGCCGGTTCTCCCTCAGCCCTTCTGCGCTCAGCCCAAGAAGCGCGTCCTCGGGGTCTCGGCCCTCCACTCGGAGCCCCCTCAGCCCCTTCGACACTGAGACCTTCAACTGGCCTGATGTCCGAGAGCTCTGCTCCAAGTATACATCCAACGACAAGGCTGCCCAAGCCGAGAGCAGCTGGCCGCGTGGCCTGCTGGTCAACCGGAGCCGCTCCTTGCCTGAGAACATAGTAGAGCCTCCTGTATCTGGCAAGGTGGGCCGCTGCAGCAGTATGAACACCAAGAGGCGCCAGGGGGATGGGGAGACTTCCCAGCCGCCACCTCCTGAGTCTCCTCCCCAAAGCAGGCTGAATGGAGAGGAATCCCTGTATATCACTGCAGACCTTACCCTGGAGAACAACCAGCGAGTGATTGTCATGGAGAAGGGGCCACATCCCAGCTCCACTAtggggctggaggagggcagTGGGAAGGAACCGAGTTCACCAGTAGCTTTGAAAGGGCAGGGCCAAGGTTTCCTGGAGTCTTCAGAGTACCAGCCCAAGGAAGAAGGTTCCAGGGACCCAGCAGACACAAACAAGCAGGGTAGAGTGAGAAACCTGAGGGAGAAATtccaggccttgaactctgtgGGTTGA
- the Plekhg3 gene encoding pleckstrin homology domain-containing family G member 3 isoform X12: MPVSTALHQDGSQERPPSLMSTTSSSGSSRDSHSAMEEPTSSEASAQNGTGSPWGRHVPNSNNNSSGWLNMKGPLSPFNGRAGTSPAHHKLSYLGRVVREIVETERMYVQDLRSIVEDYLLKIIDTPGLLKPEQVSALFGNIESIYALNSQLLRDLDSCNSDPVAVASCFVERSQEFDIYTQYCNNYPNSVAALTECMQDKQQAKFFRDRQALLQHSLPLGSYLLKPVQRILKYHLLLQEIAKHFDEEEDGFEVVEEAIDTMTCVAWYINDMKRRHEHAVRLQEIQSLLINWKGPDLTTYGELVLEATFRVHRVRNERTFFLFDKILLITKKRGDHFVYKGHIPCSSLMLIESTRDSLCFTVTHYKHSKQQYSIQAKTVEEKRSWTHHIKRLILENHHATIPQKAKEAILEMDSYYPSRYRCSPERLKKAWSSQDEVSTHVRQGRRQSEPTRHLFRQLNDKARAAGMKLPPAQDLQPEAEGAATEELEEEEEIVEEEEQQQTFPVSLEDLAGHEGSEKVPGPELPGSEEEEEEESLAVAEQVADFASSLLAALHCWHYRANALLFSRGAMGKRHRESEDSKSRRRPSDRSPTSAEKRMSFESVSSLPEVETDPEPGAEQEALTALEGPSTEEMPSEPDSPEVLETQLHVPKGLLQVDGPVDVADFVEPEGTEDLKALSSEEEEEELGAPQEPESLLPPSVLDQASVIAERFASSFSRRSSLAMEDGKSSGLGTPRLISRSSSVLSLEGSEKGLARWSSTGDSLSNPPTPEVVVSADMVTDNGPSVNGTESPNSGSGCPTEPDKSSCKKKESALSTRDRQLLDKIKNYYENAEHHDAGFSIRRRESLSYIPKGLVRSSVSRFNSLPKPDSEPAAPVGYKRPGSSRPASWALFDLPGPSQSGTGDPAPITDAEFRPSSEIVKLWERMESSERSPRTGPGQSQANGFELQEPLFILEEHELGAITEESAVASPESASPTEQPNPAHLARELKELVRELSSSVQGELVTPLHPRIMQLSHVMDSHMSERVKNKVYQLARQYSLRIKNIKAARPPLPWDKASPDRDEQIPAISGQPEEAGELSGGKARRKPVLSLLSYEQLMAQEQGTSKTSSAAAAAETSPRRFSLSPSALSPRSASSGSRPSTRSPLSPFDTETFNWPDVRELCSKYTSNDKAAQAESSWPRGLLVNRSRSLPENIVEPPVSGKVGRCSSMNTKRRQGDGETSQPPPPESPPQSRLNGEESLYITADLTLENNQRVIVMEKGPHPSSTMGLEEGSGKEPSSPVALKGQGQGFLESSEYQPKEEGSRDPADTNKQGRVRNLREKFQALNSVG, encoded by the exons ATGCCCGTCTCCACTGCCCTCCACCAAGATGGCAGCCAGGAGCGTCCACCCAGCCTAATGTCCACCACTTCCTCATCTGGCTCCTCCCGTGACAGCCACAGTGCCATGGAGGAGCCCACCAGCTCCGAGGCTTCAGCCCAGAATGGGACAGGCTCCCCTTGGGGCCGGCACGTCCCCAATAGCAACAACAACTCCAGCGGCTGGCTGAACATGAAGGGACCCCTCTCCCCTTTCAACGGCCGTGCAGGGACAAGTCCTGCCCACCACAAGCTCAGCTACCTGGGCCGGGTGGTGCGAGAGATTGTGGAGACAGAGCGCATGTATGTACAGGACCTGCGGAGTATTGTGGAG GACTACCTCTTGAAGATCATTGACACTCCCGGGCTCCTGAAGCCAGAGCAAGTCAGTGCCCTCTTTGGGAACATAGAGAGCATCTATGCACTGAACAG CCAGCTTCTCAGAGACCTGGACAGCTGCAATAGTGACCCTGTGGCTGTGGCCAGCTGCTTTGTGGAAAGG AGCCAAGAGTTTGATATCTACACTCAGTATTGCAACAACTATCCCAA CTCAGTGGCAGCCCTGACGGAGTGCATGCAGGACAAGCAGCAGGCCAAGTTCTTCCGAGACCGGCAGGCGCTGCTGCAGCACTCCCTGCCTCTGGGCTCCTACCTGCTGAAGCCCGTTCAGCGCATCCTCAAGTACCACCTGCTGCTCCAG GAAATCGCCAAACATTTTGATGAAGAAGAGGATGGCTTCGAGGTGGTAGAGGAGGCCATCGACACAATGACGTGTGTGGCCTGGTACATCAATGACATGAAGAGGAGGCATGAGCACGCGGTTCGGCTGCAG GAGATCCAGTCACTGCTCATTAACTGGAAGGGGCCAGACTTGACCACCTATGGAGAACTGGTCCTGGAAGCCACCTTCCGCGTACACCGCGTGCGCAACGAGAGGACTTTCTTCCTCTTTGACAAGATACTGCTCATCACCAAGAAGCGGGGTGATCACTTCGTCTACAAGGGTCACATTCCG TGCTCCTCACTGATGCTGATCGAAAGCACCAGAGACTCCCTCTGCTTCACCGTTACCCACTATAAGCACAGCAAGCAGCAGTACAGCATCCAG GCCAAGACAGTGGAGGAGAAACGGAGCTGGACTCACCACATTAAGAGACTCATCTTGGAGAACCACCATGCCACCATCCCCCAGAAG GCCAAGGAAGCCATCTTGGAAATGGACTCTTACT ATCCCAGTAGGTATCGCTGCAGCCCAGAGCGGCTGAAGAAGGCGTGGTCATCCCAGGATGAGGTATCTACCCACGTGCGCCAAGGACGCCGGCAGTCTG AGCCGACCAGACACCTGTTCAGGCAGCTGAATGACAAAG CCAGAGCAGCAGGAATGAAG CTACCCCCTGCACAGGACCTGCAACCAGAGGCTGAGGGGGCTGCCACGGAGGAgcttgaggaagaggaggaaatagtggaggaggaagagcagcagcAGACCTTCCCAGTCTCCCTGGAAGACTTGGCAGGGCATGAAGGCAGTGAGAAGGTGCCTGGGCCAGAGCTCCCGGgctcggaggaggaggaggaggaggagagtctAGCGGTGGCCGAGCAGGTAGCTGACTTTGCCAGCTCCCTGCTGGCTGCCCTCCACTGCTGGCACTATCGGGCCAACGCTTTACTTTTCTCCCGGGGTGCTATG GGGAAGAGACACAGGGAGTCTGAAGACTCTAAAAGCCGCAGAAGGCCCAGCGACCGGTCTCCAACCAGTGCAGAGAAACGCATGAGCTTCGAGTCTGTTTCTTCCCTGCCGGAG GTTGAGACAGACCCTGAGCCTGGGGCCGAACAGGAGGCCTTGACTGCCTTGGaaggtcccagcactgaggagatgcCTTCAGAGCCAGACTCTCCAGAAGTTCTGGAAACACAGCTCCATGTCCCCAAGGGACTGCTGCAGGTAGATGGTCCAGTTGATGTGGCGGACTTTGTGGAGCCTGAGGGCACTGAGGACCTTAAGGCCCTGAGTagcgaggaggaagaggaggaactgggagctCCCCAGGAGCCCGAGAGCCTGCTGCCACCTTCAGTGCTGGACCAGGCCAGTGTCATTGCCGAGCGGTTTGCCAGTAGCTTCTCTCGGCGGAGCAGCCTGGCAATGGAGGATGGGAAGTCCAGTGGCCTTGGGACACCGCGGTTGATCAGCCGGAGCAGCAGCGTGCTTAGCCTGGAGGGCAGTGAGAAGGGCCTAGCCCGATGGAGCAGCACTGGGGACTCCCTCAGcaacccccccaccccagaaGTGGTCGTCAGTGCAGACATGGTCACAGACAATGGCCCTTCTGTCAATGGAACGGAATCTCCAAATTCAGGCTCAGGCTGCCCCACGGAACCGGACAAATCTTCCTGCAAGAAGAAGGAATCAGCCTTGTCCACCCGAGACCGGCAGTTGCTGGACAAAATCAAGAACTACTACGAAAATGCAGAGCACCACGATGCAGGCTTCAGCATCCGGCGGCGGGAGAGCCTTTCCTACATCCCGAAAGGATTGGTGCGGAGCTCGGTGTCCAGGTTCAACAGCCTCCCCAAGCCAGATTCAGAGCCAGCAGCTCCAGTTGGGTATAAGAGGCCAGGGAGTTCTCGGCCAGCCTCATGGGCCTTGTTTGACCTCCCAGGACCCAGCCAGTCAGGCACAGGGGACCCAGCTCCCATCACAGATGCTGAGTTCCGCCCATCTTCAGAAATTGTGAAGCTATGGGAGAGAATGGAATCTTCAGAGAGAAGTCCACGGACAGGGCCTGGCCAGAGCCAGGCCAACGGCTTTGAGCTCCAAGAGCCGCTGTTCATCTTGGAGGAGCATGAGCTGGGGGCTATCACCGAGGAGTCTGCCGTGGCCTCTCCGGAAAGTGCCTCTCCCACCGAGCAACCCAACCCAGCCCACCTGGCCCGGGAGCTGAAAGAGCTGGTGAGAGAGCTGAGCAGCAGTGTCCAGGGGGAGCTGGTCACCCCACTGCACCCCCGAATCATGCAGCTCTCCCACGTGATGGACAGCCATATGAGTGAGCGGGTCAAGAACAAGGTCTACCAGCTGGCCCGCCAGTACAGCCTCCGGATTAAGAACATCAAGGCAGCCAGGCCACCTCTGCCGTGGGATAAAGCATCTCCTGACAGGGATGAGCAGATCCCCGCCATCTCTGGCCAGCCTGAGGAAGCTGGAGAGCTGTCGGGGGGCAAAG cCAGGAGGAAGCCTGTGCTATCCCTCCTTAGCTATGAGCAGCTGATGGCTCAGGAACAGGGCACCTCCAAgacttcctctgctgctgctgctgcggagACCTCCCCACGCCGGTTCTCCCTCAGCCCTTCTGCGCTCAGCCCAAGAAGCGCGTCCTCGGGGTCTCGGCCCTCCACTCGGAGCCCCCTCAGCCCCTTCGACACTGAGACCTTCAACTGGCCTGATGTCCGAGAGCTCTGCTCCAAGTATACATCCAACGACAAGGCTGCCCAAGCCGAGAGCAGCTGGCCGCGTGGCCTGCTGGTCAACCGGAGCCGCTCCTTGCCTGAGAACATAGTAGAGCCTCCTGTATCTGGCAAGGTGGGCCGCTGCAGCAGTATGAACACCAAGAGGCGCCAGGGGGATGGGGAGACTTCCCAGCCGCCACCTCCTGAGTCTCCTCCCCAAAGCAGGCTGAATGGAGAGGAATCCCTGTATATCACTGCAGACCTTACCCTGGAGAACAACCAGCGAGTGATTGTCATGGAGAAGGGGCCACATCCCAGCTCCACTAtggggctggaggagggcagTGGGAAGGAACCGAGTTCACCAGTAGCTTTGAAAGGGCAGGGCCAAGGTTTCCTGGAGTCTTCAGAGTACCAGCCCAAGGAAGAAGGTTCCAGGGACCCAGCAGACACAAACAAGCAGGGTAGAGTGAGAAACCTGAGGGAGAAATtccaggccttgaactctgtgGGTTGA